From Bosea sp. NBC_00550, the proteins below share one genomic window:
- a CDS encoding response regulator — protein sequence MPNRPINVLYIDDDATLGRLVQRMLARHSYVVEHVETAEAGLARAAAGELDVVILDHDLGTASGLDVLAALATSEASLPVIYVTASSELSIAVTALKAGAMDYVVKTVGEDFEILLTSALEHAVAKARLTRAREQAERDVRAARDRAIMLLAEVNHRVANSLSLVGSLVRMQANSVEDPGAKAALAETQARITAIGNLHRSLYTSDDVRAVDLAGYLRSLLDEFAQSLGSSGQMPTIRFDAEPVLAKTDKAISIGLIATELVTNALKYAYPTGEGEVRVSLSSTADTATLKVLDDGIGWNGSGTVKGTGLGSKIVRAMAKSLGTELRYDDTGGRGTQAVMELSLAEIAPPPAEAD from the coding sequence ATGCCGAATCGGCCCATCAACGTTCTGTATATCGACGACGACGCCACGCTCGGACGGCTCGTGCAGCGCATGCTGGCGCGCCATAGCTACGTCGTCGAGCATGTCGAGACCGCCGAGGCCGGCCTTGCTCGCGCCGCCGCAGGAGAGCTGGACGTGGTCATCCTCGATCACGACCTCGGCACGGCGTCGGGCCTCGACGTTCTGGCGGCTCTCGCGACCAGCGAAGCCTCCTTGCCCGTGATCTATGTGACGGCGTCGTCGGAGCTGTCGATCGCCGTCACCGCCCTGAAGGCGGGCGCGATGGACTACGTCGTCAAGACGGTCGGCGAGGATTTCGAGATCCTGCTGACCTCGGCGCTGGAGCATGCCGTCGCCAAGGCCCGCCTGACGCGGGCGCGCGAGCAGGCCGAGCGGGATGTCCGCGCGGCGCGCGATCGCGCCATCATGCTGCTGGCCGAGGTCAACCATCGCGTCGCCAACAGCCTGTCGCTCGTCGGCTCGCTCGTCAGGATGCAGGCCAATTCCGTGGAGGACCCCGGCGCCAAGGCCGCCCTCGCCGAGACGCAGGCTCGCATCACCGCGATCGGCAACCTGCACCGCAGCCTCTACACCTCGGATGATGTCCGGGCGGTCGATCTCGCCGGCTATCTCCGTTCGTTGCTTGACGAATTCGCCCAGTCGCTGGGCAGTTCCGGCCAGATGCCGACCATCCGGTTCGACGCCGAACCCGTGCTGGCGAAGACAGACAAGGCGATCTCGATCGGGCTGATCGCGACCGAGCTCGTCACCAATGCGCTCAAATACGCCTATCCGACCGGCGAAGGCGAAGTGCGCGTAAGCCTGTCCTCTACGGCTGACACAGCCACGCTGAAGGTGCTCGATGACGGGATCGGCTGGAACGGCTCGGGCACGGTGAAGGGAACGGGTCTCGGCAGCAAGATCGTCCGCGCGATGGCGAAAAGCCTGGGCACCGAGCTTCGTTACGACGACACCGGCGGCCGCGGCACGCAGGCCGTCATGGAGCTGTCGCTGGCCGAGATTGCCCCTCCCCCCGCCGAAGCGGATTGA
- a CDS encoding LysR substrate-binding domain-containing protein, whose amino-acid sequence MNSRQIEVFAAVMKAGTISRAAEILGVTQPGISRLIAELERSLAFALFDRVRNRIVPTPEGRTFFAEVEANFRGMDRLRASAARIRDYGAGQLRVATLSALSSSIVPNAVLRFRHLRPDATVTLMVLPSRDVRDGVAAGTFDLGLAADEIDVTGVVHQPFVQPRALCAIPLGHPLAERETIGPHDLSGVDFVAYVPEDRARQRFDMIMSEAGAAPPRVVVETIYAATVCALVSEGVGVGLVSPYAIAGHDQRHLVLRPFEPAVQSRSLLILPPDRPKSQLVRDFIDCLMEAR is encoded by the coding sequence ATGAATAGCCGCCAGATCGAGGTCTTCGCCGCCGTGATGAAGGCGGGGACCATCTCGCGTGCGGCCGAGATCCTGGGGGTCACCCAGCCCGGTATCAGCCGGCTGATCGCAGAGCTCGAAAGATCGCTGGCTTTCGCGCTGTTCGACCGCGTGCGCAACCGGATCGTGCCGACGCCGGAAGGGCGAACCTTCTTCGCGGAGGTTGAAGCCAATTTTCGGGGCATGGACAGGCTGCGAGCGAGCGCCGCCCGCATCCGGGACTATGGCGCCGGGCAGTTGCGCGTCGCCACCCTGTCGGCCCTGAGTTCCTCGATCGTGCCGAATGCCGTGCTGCGCTTCCGCCATCTGCGCCCGGACGCCACGGTGACGCTCATGGTCCTGCCCTCGCGCGACGTCAGGGACGGCGTCGCCGCAGGCACCTTCGACTTGGGCCTGGCAGCCGACGAGATCGATGTGACCGGCGTGGTCCATCAGCCCTTCGTGCAGCCCCGCGCGCTCTGCGCCATCCCGCTCGGCCACCCCTTGGCGGAGCGCGAGACGATCGGCCCGCATGACCTGTCGGGCGTCGACTTCGTCGCCTATGTGCCGGAGGATCGCGCGCGCCAACGCTTCGACATGATCATGTCCGAGGCCGGCGCGGCACCGCCCCGCGTGGTCGTCGAGACGATCTACGCCGCGACGGTCTGTGCGCTGGTATCGGAAGGCGTCGGCGTCGGATTGGTCAGCCCCTATGCGATCGCCGGCCATGACCAGCGCCACCTCGTCCTGCGGCCCTTCGAGCCGGCAGTGCAGAGCCGCAGCCTGCTCATCCTGCCCCCCGACAGGCCGAAGTCGCAGCTCGTGCGCGATTTCATCGACTGCCTCATGGAAGCCCGCTGA
- the metC gene encoding cystathionine beta-lyase, whose translation MHDLTLCVHHPRVDEDGYASLAVPTHRASTIVYPDAKTFAARKYRGFDGYTYGLHGTPTTRTLEAQLTALHGGVRTVLVPSGQAAVTIVMLSVLMPGDKVLIPDHVYPPVRSFCAEYLAPRGIAYGVYDPLIGSGIADLIDETVKLVWVESPGSGTMEVQDVPAIVAAAKAKGALVGCDNTWATPLIFKPLEHGADFACEALTKYVGGHSDLLLGSVTVKDMALREKMKETLRAFGVGVSPDECQLALRGIETMGLRVAHMGKVSEDFARRLTKSPAVETVLHPALPSCPGHDIWKRDMGRSSGVFSAVLRPVAEATLEAALTALKVFAIGASWGGTRSLIAPMAVAGDRTVNPWTYEGTVLRISIGLEDPDDLWNDLDALLVKLERVPAASAA comes from the coding sequence ATGCACGACCTGACACTTTGCGTTCATCACCCCCGCGTCGACGAGGACGGCTACGCCAGCCTCGCCGTGCCGACGCACCGCGCCTCGACCATCGTCTATCCCGACGCCAAGACCTTCGCCGCGCGCAAGTATCGCGGCTTCGACGGCTATACCTATGGGCTGCACGGCACCCCGACGACCCGGACGCTGGAGGCGCAGCTCACCGCGCTCCATGGCGGCGTGCGCACGGTGCTCGTCCCCTCGGGCCAAGCTGCCGTCACCATCGTCATGCTCTCCGTGCTGATGCCGGGCGACAAGGTTCTGATCCCCGATCATGTCTACCCGCCGGTGCGCAGCTTCTGTGCCGAATATCTGGCGCCGCGCGGCATCGCCTATGGCGTCTATGATCCGCTGATCGGCTCAGGGATCGCCGATCTCATCGACGAGACCGTCAAGCTGGTCTGGGTCGAGTCGCCGGGCTCCGGCACGATGGAGGTGCAGGATGTGCCGGCCATTGTCGCAGCGGCCAAGGCAAAGGGCGCGCTGGTCGGCTGCGACAACACCTGGGCGACACCGCTGATCTTCAAGCCGCTGGAGCATGGCGCCGATTTCGCCTGCGAGGCGCTGACCAAATATGTCGGCGGCCATTCCGACCTGCTGCTCGGCTCGGTCACGGTCAAGGACATGGCGTTGCGCGAAAAGATGAAGGAGACGCTGCGCGCCTTCGGCGTCGGCGTCTCGCCCGACGAATGCCAGCTCGCTCTGCGCGGCATCGAGACCATGGGCCTGCGCGTCGCCCATATGGGCAAGGTCTCGGAGGATTTCGCGCGCCGGCTGACGAAATCGCCCGCGGTCGAGACCGTGCTGCATCCCGCCCTGCCCTCCTGCCCCGGCCACGATATCTGGAAGCGCGACATGGGCCGCTCCTCGGGCGTGTTCAGCGCCGTGCTGAGGCCGGTCGCGGAGGCGACGCTCGAGGCGGCGCTGACCGCGCTCAAGGTCTTCGCCATCGGCGCCTCATGGGGCGGCACGCGCAGCCTCATCGCCCCGATGGCCGTGGCTGGCGACCGCACGGTCAATCCCTGGACCTACGAGGGCACGGTCCTGCGCATCAGCATCGGACTGGAGGATCCCGACGACCTCTGGAACGACCTCGATGCCCTGCTCGTGAAGCTGGAAAGGGTGCCGGCGGCCAGCGCCGCCTGA
- a CDS encoding amino acid ABC transporter substrate-binding protein, whose product MKTIITGFGIALAAAGLATTAASADTLKTIRDRGKIICGTSTGVAGFSTQDANGRWQGFDIDICRALAVVLFNDTEKAAFVPLTSKDRLIALQAGEVDVLPRTTTWTLARNTGQGVTFTGVNYYDGQGFMVPKKLGVASASKLDGASICVAQGTTSELNLADYFRRTRMKYEVAAFGTAEDALKAYESGRCDAYTTDVSALSANLLKFRDPEEHVVLPEVISKEPLGPWVRSGDDSWFNLVRWTLFALINAEELGVTKANVRELAETSTNPEIRRFLGKDGKYGEGLGVNNDWAVRIIATIGNYGESFERNLGMSSPMKLQRGPNALWTQGGLQYSPPFR is encoded by the coding sequence ATGAAGACCATCATCACCGGATTTGGGATCGCTCTGGCCGCGGCGGGCCTGGCAACGACAGCCGCGTCGGCCGACACGCTCAAGACGATCCGCGACCGCGGCAAGATCATCTGCGGCACCAGCACCGGGGTCGCCGGCTTCTCGACGCAGGACGCCAACGGCCGCTGGCAGGGCTTCGACATCGACATCTGCCGCGCGCTCGCCGTCGTGCTCTTCAACGATACGGAGAAGGCCGCTTTCGTCCCGCTGACCTCGAAGGACCGTCTGATCGCCCTGCAGGCCGGCGAGGTCGACGTCCTGCCGCGCACCACCACCTGGACGCTGGCGCGCAACACCGGCCAGGGCGTCACCTTCACCGGGGTGAACTACTATGACGGGCAGGGTTTCATGGTGCCGAAGAAGCTCGGCGTCGCCAGTGCCAGCAAGCTCGACGGCGCCTCGATCTGCGTCGCGCAGGGCACGACGAGCGAACTCAACCTCGCCGACTATTTCCGCCGCACCAGGATGAAATACGAGGTCGCCGCTTTCGGCACGGCGGAGGATGCCCTCAAGGCCTATGAGTCCGGTCGCTGCGACGCCTACACCACGGACGTCTCGGCACTCTCGGCGAACCTGCTCAAGTTCCGCGACCCGGAAGAGCATGTCGTGCTGCCTGAGGTGATCTCGAAGGAGCCGCTCGGCCCGTGGGTGCGCAGCGGCGACGACAGCTGGTTCAATCTCGTCCGCTGGACGCTGTTCGCCCTGATCAATGCCGAGGAGCTCGGCGTGACCAAAGCCAATGTCAGGGAGCTCGCCGAAACCTCGACCAATCCGGAGATCCGCCGCTTCCTCGGCAAGGACGGCAAATATGGCGAGGGGCTCGGTGTCAACAACGACTGGGCGGTGCGGATCATCGCCACGATCGGCAATTACGGCGAGAGCTTCGAACGCAATCTCGGCATGAGCTCGCCGATGAAGCTGCAGCGCGGCCCCAATGCACTCTGGACGCAAGGCGGGCTGCAATACTCGCCGCCGTTCCGGTAA
- a CDS encoding MgtC/SapB family protein, with the protein MNFDVWGEVDLVLRLLAGMTAGIVVGWERTIKQRAAGIRTFGLVGLGTAAAATIFSEPHEADAASRVVQGLLTGIGFLGAGVIVLRKGDEAPRGLTTAAAVWVTAALGCAAGLGDHAIVLSATALAILLLAINHSVERWAGRDAG; encoded by the coding sequence ATGAATTTCGATGTCTGGGGCGAAGTCGATCTCGTGCTGCGGCTGCTCGCTGGCATGACGGCGGGCATCGTCGTGGGCTGGGAACGAACCATCAAGCAGCGAGCTGCCGGCATCCGCACCTTCGGGCTTGTCGGCCTCGGCACGGCCGCAGCCGCCACGATCTTCAGCGAACCGCATGAGGCGGACGCCGCGAGCCGGGTCGTGCAAGGATTGCTGACCGGTATCGGCTTCCTCGGCGCGGGCGTCATCGTCTTGCGGAAGGGCGACGAGGCGCCGAGGGGCCTGACCACAGCCGCGGCCGTCTGGGTCACGGCAGCGCTGGGCTGCGCAGCCGGCCTAGGCGATCATGCGATCGTCCTGTCGGCAACGGCTCTCGCTATCCTGCTGCTCGCGATCAACCATTCCGTCGAGCGCTGGGCCGGGCGCGACGCGGGCTGA